From Callospermophilus lateralis isolate mCalLat2 chromosome 5, mCalLat2.hap1, whole genome shotgun sequence, a single genomic window includes:
- the LOC143400414 gene encoding protocadherin gamma-A9-like: MAAPTKRQPCRRLVLLCVLLRTLWEARASQIRYSVPEEREKGYNVGNISKDLGLETRELADRGVRIVSRGRTQLFSLNPQSGSLITAGRIDREELCAQSARCLVHFKVLVEDSVKLYGIEIEVRDINDNAPKFEAEKLEVKINELAAPGARYPLPEAIDPDVGVNSLQSYQLSPSHHFSLDVQTRDDGTLNPELVLEHTLDREEEAVHHLVLTAADGGDPRRSSTVRIQVTVLDTNDNAPVFAQPIYRAKVLENVPPGTLLLTVRASDPDEGANGKVAYKFRKINEKQSPIFQLNENTGEIFVAKSLDYEECSFYEMEIQAEDGGGLKGRTKVLIMVEDVNDNRPEVTITSLFSPVREDAPQGTVIVLFNAHDQDSGKNGQVFCSIQENLPFKLENSIEDYYRLLTAQILDREKASEYNITVTATDRGMPPLSTEIHITLYVTDINDNPPAFSQASYSIYLLENNLRGTSIFSVTAHDPDNNENARVTYSLVEDTIQGAPLSSYVSINSETGVLYALRSFDYEQFRNLQIQVRASDNGNPPLSSNTSLSLFVLDQNDNTPEILYPTLPTDGSTGVELAPRSAEPGYLVTKVVAVDRDSGQNAWLSYHLLKASETGLFSVGLHTGEVRTARALLDRDAIKQSLVVAVQDHGQPPLSATVTFTVAVAESIPNILADLGSMEIPADSRDSDLTLYLVVAVAAVSCVFLTFVLILLGLKFRRWHSLHLLQAENDG; encoded by the exons ATGGCAGCTCCAACCAAACGCCAGCCTTGCAGAAGACTGGTCCTGCTGTGCGTGCTCCTGAGGACTCTGTGGGAGGCCAGGGCCAGTCAAATCCGCTACTCGGTGCCGGAGGAAAGAGAAAAGGGCTATAATGTGGGGAATATCTCCAAGGACTTGGGACTGGAAACCCGGGAGCTGGCAGATCGCGGAGTCCGAATTGTCTCCAGAGGTAGGACGCAGCTTTTCTCTTTGAATCCACAAAGCGGCAGCTTAATCACTGCGGGCAGGATAGACCGGGAGGAGCTCTGCGCCCAGAGCGCGCGGTGTCTGGTGCACTTTAAAGTCTTGGTTGAAGACAGCGTAAAACTTTacggaatagaaatagaagtgcgTGATATCAACGACAATGCACCAAAATTTGAGGCTGAAAAATTGGAAGTAAAAATTAATGAACTTGCTGCTCCTGGAGCTCGGTACCCACTCCCAGAAGCCATTGACCCGGATGTGGGCGTGAACTCCCTGCAGAGTTACCAGCTCAGCCCCAGTCACCACTTCTCCCTGGACGTGCAAACGCGAGACGATGGAACCTTAAACCCGGAGCTGGTGCTGGAGCACACTCTGGACCGAGAAGAAGAGGCTGTTCACCATCTGGTCCTCACCGCCGCGGATGGCGGCGACCCACGTCGCTCTAGCACAGTGCGCATCCAGGTGACAGTGCTGGATACAAACGACAATGCCCCAGTGTTTGCTCAACCGATTTACAGAGCCAAAGTCCTTGAGAACGTGCCACCAGGCACCCTATTGCTTACAGTAAGAGCTAGCGACCCGGATGAGGGAGCCAACGGAAAAGTGGCATATAAATTCCGGAAAATTAATGAAAAACAATCTCCCATTTTCCAACTTAACGAAAACACTGGGGAAATATTTGTAGCAAAAAGTCTAGATTATGAAGAATGTTCATTTTATGAAATGGAAATACAGGCTGAAGATGGTGGTGGATTGAAAGGGCGAACCAAAGTGCTAATTATGGTGGAAGATGTAAATGACAATAGACCCGAAGTGACCATTACATCTCTATTTAGTCCAGTGAGGGAAGATGCTCCTCAGGGAACAGTTATCGTCCTTTTCAATGCACACGACCAAGATTCTGGGAAGAATGGTCAGGTTTTCTGTTCCATCCAGGAGAATCTGCCTTTTAAATTAGAAAATTCAATAGAAGATTATTACAGGTTGTTGACAGCCCAAATTCTTGATAGAGAAAAAGCCTCTGAGTATAACATCACAGTGACAGCCACAGACAGAGGAATGCCACCCCTATCTACGGAAATTCACATCACCCTGTATGTGACTGATATCAACGACAATCCACCTGCCTTTTCTCAAGCCTCCTATTCTATCTACCTTCTGGAAAACAACCTCAGAGGCACCTCCATCTTCTCAGTAACTGCCCATGATCCTGATAACAATGAAAATGCTAGGGTTACATACTCCTTGGTGGAGGATACCATCCAGGGAGCTCCTCTCTCTTCCTATGTATCCATTAACTCTGAAACTGGTGTGTTGTATGCACTGCGATCATTTGACTATGAGCAGTTTCGAAATCTTCAAATACAGGTAAGGGCAAGTGACAACGGGAACCCACCACTCAGCAGTAACACATCACTGAGCCTTTTTGTGCTGGACCAGAATGATAACACCCCTGAGATCCTGTACCCCACCCTCCCCACTGATGGTTCCACTGGGGTAGAGCTGGCACCCCGCTCTGCAGAGCCTGGATACCTGGTGACCAAGGTGGTGGCAGTGGACAGAGACTCAGGACAGAATGCTTGGCTGTCTTACCACCTGCTCAAAGCTAGTGAGACAGGGCTCTTCTCTGTGGGGCTGCACACAGGTGAGGTGCGTACAGCAAGGGCTCTTCTGGATAGAGATGCTATAAAGCAGAGCCTTGTGGTGGCTGTGCAGGACCATGGCCAGCCACCTCTCTCAGCCACTGTCACATTCACCGTGGCTGTGGCTGAGAGTATCCCCAATATCCTGGCTGACCTGGGCAGCATGGAGATCCCTGCAGATTCCAGAGATTCTGACCTCACGCTCTACCTGGTCGTGGCAGTGGCTGCTGTCTCCTGCGTCTTCCTCACCTTTGTCCTTATTCTGCTGGGGCTCAAATTTCGGCGATGGCATTCCTTGCATCTGCTACAGGCTGAAAATGATGG CTGA